DNA sequence from the uncultured Cohaesibacter sp. genome:
GTCGAACTGTTCAAGGCCGATCTTGCAGACGAGGAAGACGCCATCGAGACCTATGCCAAGGCCTCAAAGGAAGCCTACGATATGGGCGACATCGGCTCGAAGGCCCCTGTTTGAAGAGATCGTTCTTGATGAGGAAGGCCATAAAGGCTGGCTGGAACTGCAGCTTGACCTGATCGAACGCCTTGGTGAGAAAACCTACAGCGCTAAACTCGTCTCTATCGGTGAGGAACCCGAAGGCGACGATTGATTCTCGCTCTTTGTGAGACATGGACATGGCTTCCAATCGTCAGGAGCCATGTCCCTGACGTCCCGATTTGCACGCTGGCGCAGTCACTTGGCAGACTTTTGGGCAGCTACGGTTTTAGCCTCGCTCCAGCGCCTCATCGCCTGGACCCGTTCAGCCGAAGCCATGATGGCATCCTCACTCAAACGCCCGTCCCGGATCGCCTGCCGGATCCACCGCACCGCCCGTTGCGGCAAAAACGGATCATATCCGAACAGATTCTTGATCATCACGATGTCGCTGCCCGCCGCAAGCGCCTGAATGACGGCATCCTTCCGGTCCATGAAATGGCGAACCGCATCCATGTCGATATCGTCGGTAACGATCACGCCCTGATAGCCAAGCCGCTCCCGCAGCAAACCGGTAACGATCGGCTTGGATACCGTTGCGGGCAGATGGCTCGGTTCGATCTGGTCAAGCCGAAGATGCCCGGTCATGATCATCGGCGGAGCATGAGGCGACTTGATCAACCGCACAAAGGGCTCCAATTCAAGCTTGGTCCATGTGTCGGAAATATTGGCTGCCCCGAAATGACTGTCATCCACCGCATGGCCATGTCCGGGGAAATGCTTCGCAACGCACAGCACACCAACGCTTGAGAACCCCTCGACAAATGCCTCCCCGTATGTCGCAATCACCTCGGGATCAGATGAGAAAGCCCGCGCCCAGCGGCCAATTGCGGGATTGTTCGGGTCGTCGACATCCAGAACAGGACCGAAATTGATCGTGAAACCGGCACGAATGAGGTCCTCGCCAGCCCGCGCATAGATGTCGCGAGCCTCCTCCGGGCTGCGCTGTAGCGCTGTCGTTCGGGCTGCGGGCACACGGACAAAATCGCCATGCCCTGGGCGCAATCGCTGCACGGCTCCCCCCTCATGGTCAACGGCGAGCATTGGTCGTGCCGGGCCTCCGCTGAAAAGGCGCACAAGCGCAGGAAAATTGCCCTTGTTGCGGATATTTTGCGCGACAAAAAAGACGGCTCCCACCTGCCCTCGGGCTGCCTGTCGGGCAAGTAGCCGCGCTGACGGGGAGTTGATGTCCGTCCCGTAGAAGCCAATCATCAGGAGATCCGCAACCGCCCGAGCCAAAGCATCCTTGGGGCTAAAGCAAAAATACCAAGCAATTGGATAGGTCGCCATGCCGATCAGCATGCCAACCCCGGCTCGCAGGATGCGCACCAACCTATGAAGAGTGATTGAGACCTTCATCGATCAGAGGTCACAGTAAAAACTCGAAGGGGACGAGCTGAAACAATCACTCGGTGTATTGAGAGGGCAATAGGATAAAACAATCAAAATCCACACAATCAACTTATCATTGAATTATTCAGGTCTGCCTCAAATAACCATAGTTGGAAGTTGGATAAAACGAAAAAATAATTTTCCTCTCGATACCTCGTGCATCTGTGGCGGGCCTGATCGGCGGCATACATGATTTTCAAACAGAGCGGACAGTTTGCCCCCTCACTCCATTCGACATAAAAACGCCTCGGCAGGACATCTGAAGATGCCCTGCCGAGGCGATAACACTCATACTTGATAACGGCCCGATACGGGGGAATGGCCGTCGTCTAGGCTTAGTCGATGGAGTCAACCGAGCAAGTGAAGCCTACCTGAGCAGAGCTGGAGTCTGCGGTCGGAACATATGCTACAGAAGCGGTCTGACCTCGGAAGCAATCACCCGGATTGGCAACATAACGGTCGAAGGTGTTTGCACTGGTGGACAGAACGACAGCACCATTTTCCTGAATGAGCTGTTTGACCTGAGCAGTGCTCAGGGACTGGGTGTTGGTCTGGCTAGCAGCCATTGCAGGAGCGCTCAGAGCAAGAGCAGCAAAAGCGAATGCGGAAAGAACGGTAGCTGATTTTTTCATTGTTTTCTTCCTTTTAGATTGTTTGTTTCGTCACTCGTTTGTCTCGGTGACAATGCTGAAATAGCCATCCAAACCCGTTCATTCAAGGAACGAAAACTCCCATTTCATTCAACAAAATGTGAGATCAAAATCACATAAAATTCAACACCTTACTATTGAAATCGCAACCACAAATCACCAACTGAAACCAACAAGTGCAAAACGCAATTTTGTATCAATTTTATGCTGTGTTTTTCCCGCTGGGATGGATTGGTTTAACCGCCACTTAAAGCAAAAGTTGCAAATTTCAGCTCATAATCCAGATCGTGTACAGGCGCCAGCCAAGTGGTCGTCACAAAAACGACACAAAATTTTCTCGACAGGCGCGAATTGTCAAATCACAGCGGTAAAAAAGCTCATGCGTTTTGCTGAAATATTTCTGAGAAAAACTTGCGCAGCTGTTGAAATGTCGGCCGGAAAGGCCGGACAAAAGGCGCCCAGCGCCCCCCCTGATCTCCTCGACTCTGCGCATCGGATGACTACAAGTGCCGTTTGAAGGGGAGTGATCAGGTGCCACTCCCCCTCATTTAGAAGACAATGTCGGCTTCAAGATGCCTGTCATTGACGACAGCGGCATTTCTCAAATCATTCTCTTCTGCCCGCTTTTCCGCCTGTTCAGGCATCAAGCCATGGACAAGCCAGCGCTTGATGAGCCGCTCGCGCAGGACATCAAGAGGGACATCAAGCCGGACAGACAGAGACCAATAGTCCTTCAAGTCACGCCAGCCCGGCGCATCAAACAACAGATAGTTGCCCTCCAGAATGACCGTCTGGCAGTCTTCCGGCACCACCTCCGCCCCGGCTATGGCGATATCCCTGTCCCTGTCAAAGACCGGACAAATGATCTCCCGCTTCTCCGTCAACCTCATCACAAGAGCGACGAATCCAGCAACGTCGAAGGTTTCGGGTGCCCCCTTGCGCGACAACAGCCCCCGATCAAGCAGGATCTGATTGTGAAGGTGAAAGCCATCCATCGGTACCACCTTGGCGGAGTGGCCCTGATTGCGCAGCCTCTCGGCCAGATACTCGGCAAGGGTCGACTTGCCACTCGCCGGCGGTCCGGCAAGAGCGACAAGACGGCGATGGCCATTGGGACGGGCGGCCAGAATCTGCTCCAACAGCCCATCCGCTTCCTTTTCCCGATCGATCGTCATGCGGCCTCGGCAGGAGCATCCATGGCTCCGGTCATGAAGGCTACCGCATCGGACATGGTGTAGTCCTTCGGGTCAATCACACAAAGGCGCTTGCCCAGACGATGAACGTGGATGCGATCTGCAACCTCGAACACATGCGGCATGTTGTGGCTGATCAGGATAATCGGAATGCCGCGCGCCTTGACATCGAGGATCAGCTCCAGCACTCGTCGGCTTTCTTTCACCCCGAGTGCAGCCGTCGGCTCGTCAAGGATGATCACCTTCGAACCGAACGCCGCTGCCCGCGCAACGGCCACCCCCTGCCTCTGTCCACCTGACAGGGTTTCGACGGCCTGATTGATGTTCTGGATGGTCATCAGGCCAAGCTCGCTCAGCTTCTCACGGGCGATCTCTTCCATTCGGGTTCGGTCGAGCTGTCTGAGCCATGCTCCCCTGAACCCCGGTTTGCGAAGCTCGCGCCCCATGAACATATTGTCCGCGATGGACAGCGCCGGAGACATGGCAAGGGTCTGATAGACGGTCTCGATGCCCGCTTCCCTTGCCTGAATGGGCGAGGTGAAGTTCACCTGTTGCCCTTCCAGCGTGATGACGCCCGCGTCCGGGATCATCGCCCCGGAAATCGCCTTGATTAGCGAGCTCTTGCCCGCTCCGTTGTCACCGATGACCGCGAGGATTTCACCGGGCATCAGATCGAAATCGCATTCGTCGAGCGCCGTGACGCGGCCATAGCGCTTGCTGAGACCACGAGCCTTGAGAATAGGGTCCATTATCCCGCTACCTTTCTGATCCACTGGTCCACGGCCACGGCCGCAATGATGAGCGCCCCGATCAACAGGAAGGTCCATTGTGCGTCAGCCCCGAGCAGGCGCAGTCCGAGGGTGAAGACGCCAACGATCAGTGCGCCAAAGAAAGTGCCGAGAATCGAACCACGCCCGCCGAACAGCGAGATCCCGCCGATCACCACAGCCGTGATGCTTTCAATGTTGAGCAACTGCCCGGAGGTGGGAGAGACCGAACCGATACGCCCGATCAGGGCCCACCCGGCAAAGCCACAAATCAGGCCGCACAATGCATAGACCGAGATCAGGGTTTTGCGGACATTGACGCCCGAAAGCTCCGCCGCTTCCGGATCATCACCCACCGCATAGACATGGCGCCCCCAGGCCGTGTGCCTCAGCACATAGGCAAGCAGTATCACCAGCAGCAGCATGAAGATCACGCCATAGGTAAAGATGGCGCCGCCGATGTTGATCTTCTCACCGAGGAACTGCAGCAAGGGCGCGTCCTTGGCGATTTCCTGACTGCGAATGGTCTCGTTGGCCGAATAGAGGAAGTTTGCCGCCAGCACGATTTGCCACATGCCGAGCGACACGATAAAGGGCGGCAGCTTCATGACCGCCACCAGCCAGCCGTTCACCGCGCCGATACCAGTACCAAAGATGAGACCACACAGGATCGAAATCTCGGTCGGCAAACCATAGCGAAAGGCAAACTGCCCCATGATGACGGACGAAATGACCGCAATGGCCCCGACGCTGAGGTCAATCCCCGCGGTCAGGATCACGAGGCTCTGCGCCGCCGCTACGATACCGACGATCTGCACCTGCTGCAGGATCAACGTCAGGGCAAAGGGCGAGAAGAATTTGCTGCCGAGCAGAAGCCCAAAAATGACGATCGACGCGACAAGCACGATCAGGGGGACAAGCGCTGGCGTCGTATGCAGGGCATGTTGAAAGCGTTCCGCAGGCCCCTTCTTTCTTGCATTGAATGAAGCGACCTCAGACTTCGCGCCGGAGGCAATGGCTTCAAAATTCTGGGTTTGGGACAAGACTCTCCTCCTCCCCGGATTACACCAAAATCAACCGCGTTCGGGGTGGATTGCGCCACCCCGAACCGGCTCGTTTTCAAGAGATGGCATCAACCCCAGCAGAGATTGGCGCCCTCTTTGGTGTCGATGCTTTCAACGCCGTCAGCCGGTTTGTCGGTGACGAGCGACACACCGGTGTCGAAGAAGTTCTTACCTTCAGTTGCCTGTGGCTTGGTGCCGTCCTTGGCCCATGCCGCAATGGCTTCGATGCCCTTGGAGGCCATCAGCAGCGGATATTGCTGCGAGGTCGCGCCGATGATGCCGTCCTTGATGTTGGCCACGCCCGGGCAGCCGCCATCAACCGAAACGATGAGCACGTCATTCTCGCGCCCGATGGCCTTCAGCGCTTCATAGGCCCCGGCAGCGGCAGGCTCGTTGATGGTGTAAACCACGTTGACCATAGGATCCTTGGCGAGAAGGTTCTCCATTGCCTTGCGGCCACCTTCCTCGTTGCCAGCAGTCACATCATTGCCAACGATCCGAGCGTCGGTTTCATCGCCCCATCTGTTGGGATCACCCAGATCAATACCAAAGCCCTTCAGGAAGCCCTGATCGCGCAATACACCAACCGTCGGCTGGCTCACAGCAAGATCGAGCATTGCGATTTTGGCATTCGCAGCGTCGTCACCCAGAGACGCGGCAGCCCATTTGCCGATCAGCTCGCCCGCCAGAAAGTTGTCAGTCGCGAAAGTCATGTCGGCGGCGTCGATCGGATCAAGCGGCGTGTCGAGCGCAATCACCAGAAGCCCGGCATCGCGCGCCTGCTGAACGGCAGGAACAATCGAGCTGGTGTCAGAAGCGGTGAGCAGTATCCCCTTCGCGCCATCTGCGATGCAGGTCTCGATCGCAGCAACTTGAGTTTCATGGTCACCATCGATCTTGCCCGCATAGCTGTTGAGCTTGATGCCGAGTTCCTTGGCCTTGGCTTCGGCCCCTTCGCGCATCTTGACAAAAAACGGGTTGGTATCGGTCTTGGTGATCAGGCAGGCGCTGACATCTGCGGCCTGCGCTCCGCCGCTGGCAAGCAGGGTTGCAAGCGCAATACTGGTGGCAAGTTTCTTCATGAGTTCCTCCGAATATTCATTTGTCCTCCTGGACATGGCTCCTCCCAGTCCAGACCTGTGCGGCCTATCGACCTCAGGTTGCTCCCCAGCAAGCCACATGATTTTGCTCGTGTCAATTAATAAATAAACTTTATTTATTAAATAGTGACATGCTATCTTCCATATTCCTGCAGAGTTGAATATGGTCATCTCCATGCACAATGAGAAAGTCATATCGCTTCGAAGCGGCTTCAATCAGAGCGGTGTCCGCGACTATAACGAGCGGCTGATTTTGTCGATGATTCAAAGGCATGGTGCCATGCCTGGCATCGAGCTCTCGCGATATGTAGGTCTTTCAACGCAAACCGTTTCGGTGATTCTGCGCAAGCTCGAGCGGGATGGTCTGCTCATGCGCGGCAAGCCGATCCGTGGCCGGGTTGGTAAACCATCGATCCCCATGGCGCTCTGCCCCGATGGGGTCTTTTCCTTCGGCCTCAAGATCGGGCGTCGCAGTGCCGATCTGCTATTGTTGGACTTTGCAGGAGCTGTGCGGCAGCAGGCAAACATCACCTACGACTACCCCCTGCCCGACCAGATCTTCAGCTTTCTTGACGAAGCCATGACGGCCATTCTCGACACGCTCGACCCACTGATGCGCAAGCGCGTCTGTGGCATCGGCATCGGGGCTCCCTTCGAGCTCTGGCGCTGGCATGGCCTTGCCGGAGCCCCGGCGGAAAAATTCCGGCTCTGGAAGGACATCAACTTTGCAAAAGAGGTCGCCCGGTTCTCCAACCTGCCCGTTTTCGCCCTCAATGACGCGACAGCGGCCTGTCAGGCCGAGCATCTCTACGGCGACGACAAGTCCTTCGAGGACTATGCCTACTTCTTCATCGGCTCCTTCATTGGCGGCGGCGTGGTCATCAACAACACGGTATTTGAAGGCCATCAGGGCAACGCCGGAGCTCTCGGCTCCATGCGCAGCACCGGTCCCCTGGGTGAAAGCCGCCAATTGATCGACGTTGCTTCGATCCATCTGCTCGAGGCGCGACTGGTCGAGGCCGGGCTTGACCCACTTCTCCTCTGGCAGGAACCTCAGGATTGGGAGGCCATCTCGCGCTATGTCGATCCATGGCTGGGCCAGACGGCACAGGAGCTGGCCAAGGCGGCCCTCTCCGTCTGCTCCGTGATCGACTTCGAGGCCATCATCATCGACGGGGCCTTCCCCGCCGCAGTTCGAGAAGAGCTCGTCAATCGTGTCCGGCGCTATCTGGTCAATCAGGATACCCGCGGCCTCATCGTTCCACGTATTGAGGCGGGCAGTGTCGGCAGCAACGCCCGCGCCATTGGCGCAGCCAGCAACCCGATCTTCAGGCAATTGTTGCTGAACACCAACTCCGGCCTGTCCGCAACGTAAAAAGCCGCCTCGATACGAGACGGCTTTTGCATTTTCTGAAAAGCAGATTGCTTTGTCTTAGTGATGACCGCCACCCTCAGCGCGTGGCGCAAGCCATGGAAGGCACGCGGCGAGCATGAAGACAGCGGCAATGATGCCGAACATCTCCAACGTCGAGAGCAGAACGCTCTGATGATAGACGGTGCCCGTAAGGCTGCCAACCGCAGCATCATAAGGCATTCCCTGCTGCATCATGTCACTGATCACACGATCCGTATTCGGCATCGCATTGACAAGCTCATTCTGCTTGACGCGGGCAGCGTTCTGCCATCCGGTCTGCACCAGAGAGGTCGCGAAGGCACCAGCCAGCGTCCGCATGAAGTTGGATAGGCCAGCAGCGTTCGCCATCTCGTGCGGCTCAACAGTTGCCAGCGCCAGCCCGGTCACAGGGACAAAGAACATCACCATGAAGGGACCGGTGAGCAACGTCGGCCATGCCATCTGCATGAAGGTGACATCGCCGTTGAAGGTCATTCGCCAGACCATCATCGCCCCAAGACCGACGATCCCGGTCGACAGGATGATCCGTGAATCCATCACGTCATTCAACTTGCCTATGATCGGTGCCGAAATGAAGGCAAGAATGCCCATCATTCCCGTGGCGTAACCCGCCCAGGTGGCCGTGTAGCCCATATTCTGCTGCAGCCACAGTGGCAAGATCACCACCGAGGCAAAGAAGGCCCCGAACCCACCGGCAAAGGTGATCGCCGCAGCGGTAAACCCTCGATGCCGGAAAATCCGCAAATCGACGATAGGATTGTCGTCGGTCAGCTCCCAGATGAGGAAGGCAAGAAAGCCGATCAGTGAGACCACGGCAAGGGCACAGATTTCAGGCGATGAGAACCAGTCCTTGTTGCGCCCCTCTTCGAGCAAGATTTGCAACGCCCCGACCCAGACGATCAGCAGTCCGAGGCCGACCACGTCGATGGAGGCCTTCGCCTTGGGATCCGGCTGGTGACGCAGCAAGGCCCAGACGATGAACCCGCCAAGCAGCGCAATTGGCACCTTGATGAAGAAGATCCATTCCCAACCATAGCTGTCGCAAATGATGCCGCCCAGAATGGGCCCGGCGATGGGGCCGATGAGCGATGTCATGGCCCACAGGACGGAAGCCGCCGTTGCCTTTTCCTTGGGGAAGATTCGCACCAGTAGCATCTGTGAGAGCGGCATGATCGGACCGCCAACAAGTCCCAGAAGGACGCGCCCGGCAACAAGCGTGGTCAGAGAGTTGGCCATGCCGCAATAGAGCGAAACCAACGCGAAGGCAAAGAAACAGAAGATAAAGGTGCGCATGGCACCGAATTTCTGTGACAGCCAGCCTGTCAGGGGCACGGTGATGGCCTCCGCCACCGCGTAGGATGTGATCACCCAAGTGCCTTGCGACATGGACACCCCGAGAGAGCCCGCAATGGTTGGTGTCGAAACGTTGGCAATCGTGCTGTCGAGGACGACAAGAAAGTTGCCGGTGCCGATTGCCAGAGCAGCAATCAGCAGGCGAGCCCCCGTAAGGGGCTCGGATTTGCTGTCATCAAATGTCATGTCGATCTATGCTCCGCCCTACTCGGCGACATGGATGTCGGCGGTCATCGACAGGCCGACTTCCAGCGGATGATCCTTCAACTCGTTGGGATCAAGCTTGATCCGGACCGGCAGGCGCTGGACAACCTTGATCCAGTTGCCCGTGGCATTCTGTGCAGGGACTGCCGAGAACGCCGCTCCGGTTCCGCCAGAGAAACCCTCGACCGTGCCGTTGAACGTCACTTCGTCACCATAGAGATCGGAGCTAAGCGATACAGACTGACCCGGCTTGACCTTGGCAAGCTGCACTTCCTTGAAGTTGGCGTCTACATAGACCTCCTGCAGAGGCACAACGACCATCAGGCGCATTCCCGGCTGAACCCGCTCACCAATCTGAACCTGACGGCGCGAAATCACCCCGTCAATCGGCGCACGAATGACCGTGCGATCAAGATTGACCTGAGCTTGATCTCGCGCCGCCTTGGCGGCGAGAACCTGCGGGTTATTCTCGGCGCTTACTCCTTCGATCATGGCGGCATTGGCCTGCTGTGCTCCTTGGGCAGCCTCAAGCCCTGCCTGAGCGGCATCCAGAGACGCTCGAACGCCATCCAGATTTGCCTGAGCGGTCTTGAAAGCAGTCTCGGCGGCCGTCAGCTCATCGCCGGATACGGACCCTCCTTCGGCCAGCGTCTGCCGACGTTCGAGGCCAATCTTGGCTTGATCGAACGTCGCCTTTGCCGTCTCGAACTGAGCCTCAGCCCTCAACTTGTTTGCCTTGCTGACTTCGATCTGGGCCAGCAACGTCTTGTCAGTGGCCTGAAGGGCACGAACGCCTCGCAGGGCCTGCTGATAGGCAGCATCTGTCTGCTGAAGCTGCAGCGACGCATCCGTGTCATCAAGCGTCACCAGCACATCGCCCTTGGTGACATGCTGGGTGTCGGACACCTTCACTTCCCGAACCTGCGCGGCAACCAATGGCGTGATATTGGCGATATCAGCTCCGACATAGGCATTGTCGGTGATCTCATGCTTGGAAGCGTAGAGAACATCATAGGCGTAATAGCCGCCACCGACCGCAGCAACGGCGACAAACAGGCCCAGAAACAGCGGTGCCCGTTTGGCTTTCCTGTCTGTGTGTCCCTGATCCAGCTTAGGGTTGCCGGGCAATTTGGTTACATTTTCCTCGTCGGACTGGTTAGCAATCTCACTCATATCTTTCACTTCTTTTTCTCCAGCGTGCGAAAGCCTCCACCGAGGGCACGAACCATCTGTACGTCGAGGGCGAAACTGCGCGCTCTCAAGGCGGCACTCGCGCTGCGGGCGCCGATCATGGCATCCTCTGCGGCTAGGACTTCAAGGTAGGTGGCAAGCCCGCCGTTATAGCGCTGCTTGACAATGTCGTAGGCCTTGCGTGCGGACTCTTCCGACTTCTGTGTTGCGTGAAGGCGGGTCCGAAGCTGGCGTTTGCTAACCACCGCATCGGCGACCTGCTTGAGCGCCTGAACCAGCGTCTGGTCATAGGTCGCAACCGAGAGGTCATGCGTGGCGCGCGCCATGCGATAGCTCGCCCGCAGACGGCCACCATCAAGGATCGGCAGCGACACGGCTGGCCCGACCGAGCCGAAGGTGGAGTTGGTGCGGGTCAACAGATCAAGCCCCAGCGACTGCTTGCCAATGACGGCGACGAGGTTGACGTTGGGATAGAAGGCCGCATTGGCCTCATCCACCCGATCAAGCGCCGCCTCAGCCCTCAGACGCGCCGCAACGATATCCGGCCGACGGCCGAGCAGTTCGAGCGGCAATTCTTTCGGCACCCCTGAATAGCGGCCACCGCGCACCTTCGGTCGTTTGATCGACTGCCCACGGTCCGGACCTTTGCCCAACATCGCCGCCATCTGGTTGCGCGCCAGACCAATCTCTTCGTCAATGGCGGCAAGACGGGCCTCTGTGCTCATCTCGGCGGACTTGACCCGCTCAAGAGCGCTTTCATTCTCGAGCGCCTGATCAAAGCGCGACTGGATCAGCTTCACTGTATCCTTGCGAACCCTCAAGGCCGTCACTT
Encoded proteins:
- a CDS encoding nucleoside/nucleotide kinase family protein, which translates into the protein MTIDREKEADGLLEQILAARPNGHRRLVALAGPPASGKSTLAEYLAERLRNQGHSAKVVPMDGFHLHNQILLDRGLLSRKGAPETFDVAGFVALVMRLTEKREIICPVFDRDRDIAIAGAEVVPEDCQTVILEGNYLLFDAPGWRDLKDYWSLSVRLDVPLDVLRERLIKRWLVHGLMPEQAEKRAEENDLRNAAVVNDRHLEADIVF
- a CDS encoding DHA2 family efflux MFS transporter permease subunit, with the translated sequence MTFDDSKSEPLTGARLLIAALAIGTGNFLVVLDSTIANVSTPTIAGSLGVSMSQGTWVITSYAVAEAITVPLTGWLSQKFGAMRTFIFCFFAFALVSLYCGMANSLTTLVAGRVLLGLVGGPIMPLSQMLLVRIFPKEKATAASVLWAMTSLIGPIAGPILGGIICDSYGWEWIFFIKVPIALLGGFIVWALLRHQPDPKAKASIDVVGLGLLIVWVGALQILLEEGRNKDWFSSPEICALAVVSLIGFLAFLIWELTDDNPIVDLRIFRHRGFTAAAITFAGGFGAFFASVVILPLWLQQNMGYTATWAGYATGMMGILAFISAPIIGKLNDVMDSRIILSTGIVGLGAMMVWRMTFNGDVTFMQMAWPTLLTGPFMVMFFVPVTGLALATVEPHEMANAAGLSNFMRTLAGAFATSLVQTGWQNAARVKQNELVNAMPNTDRVISDMMQQGMPYDAAVGSLTGTVYHQSVLLSTLEMFGIIAAVFMLAACLPWLAPRAEGGGHH
- a CDS encoding efflux transporter outer membrane subunit, yielding MLSFQQKPQRASALAVILLSLLAGCAIPPKSGELSRMKPVSAYQTDKSLPGSFAQWPSDRWWTVYADSQLDELMEEGIAGANDMRIAAARLKLAQAQASMAKSSLLPNLSGSVNTRQERQSYNYLINEAVVPKGWNDAGIATLNFNWEIDFWGKNRAALAAAQGERQAAEAEAAAARLAISSGIAEVYAGFAALYASRDAEVTALRVRKDTVKLIQSRFDQALENESALERVKSAEMSTEARLAAIDEEIGLARNQMAAMLGKGPDRGQSIKRPKVRGGRYSGVPKELPLELLGRRPDIVAARLRAEAALDRVDEANAAFYPNVNLVAVIGKQSLGLDLLTRTNSTFGSVGPAVSLPILDGGRLRASYRMARATHDLSVATYDQTLVQALKQVADAVVSKRQLRTRLHATQKSEESARKAYDIVKQRYNGGLATYLEVLAAEDAMIGARSASAALRARSFALDVQMVRALGGGFRTLEKKK
- a CDS encoding ROK family transcriptional regulator, whose translation is MVISMHNEKVISLRSGFNQSGVRDYNERLILSMIQRHGAMPGIELSRYVGLSTQTVSVILRKLERDGLLMRGKPIRGRVGKPSIPMALCPDGVFSFGLKIGRRSADLLLLDFAGAVRQQANITYDYPLPDQIFSFLDEAMTAILDTLDPLMRKRVCGIGIGAPFELWRWHGLAGAPAEKFRLWKDINFAKEVARFSNLPVFALNDATAACQAEHLYGDDKSFEDYAYFFIGSFIGGGVVINNTVFEGHQGNAGALGSMRSTGPLGESRQLIDVASIHLLEARLVEAGLDPLLLWQEPQDWEAISRYVDPWLGQTAQELAKAALSVCSVIDFEAIIIDGAFPAAVREELVNRVRRYLVNQDTRGLIVPRIEAGSVGSNARAIGAASNPIFRQLLLNTNSGLSAT
- a CDS encoding sugar ABC transporter substrate-binding protein gives rise to the protein MKKLATSIALATLLASGGAQAADVSACLITKTDTNPFFVKMREGAEAKAKELGIKLNSYAGKIDGDHETQVAAIETCIADGAKGILLTASDTSSIVPAVQQARDAGLLVIALDTPLDPIDAADMTFATDNFLAGELIGKWAAASLGDDAANAKIAMLDLAVSQPTVGVLRDQGFLKGFGIDLGDPNRWGDETDARIVGNDVTAGNEEGGRKAMENLLAKDPMVNVVYTINEPAAAGAYEALKAIGRENDVLIVSVDGGCPGVANIKDGIIGATSQQYPLLMASKGIEAIAAWAKDGTKPQATEGKNFFDTGVSLVTDKPADGVESIDTKEGANLCWG
- a CDS encoding ATP-binding cassette domain-containing protein, coding for MDPILKARGLSKRYGRVTALDECDFDLMPGEILAVIGDNGAGKSSLIKAISGAMIPDAGVITLEGQQVNFTSPIQAREAGIETVYQTLAMSPALSIADNMFMGRELRKPGFRGAWLRQLDRTRMEEIAREKLSELGLMTIQNINQAVETLSGGQRQGVAVARAAAFGSKVIILDEPTAALGVKESRRVLELILDVKARGIPIILISHNMPHVFEVADRIHVHRLGKRLCVIDPKDYTMSDAVAFMTGAMDAPAEAA
- a CDS encoding glycoside hydrolase family 3 N-terminal domain-containing protein, producing the protein MKVSITLHRLVRILRAGVGMLIGMATYPIAWYFCFSPKDALARAVADLLMIGFYGTDINSPSARLLARQAARGQVGAVFFVAQNIRNKGNFPALVRLFSGGPARPMLAVDHEGGAVQRLRPGHGDFVRVPAARTTALQRSPEEARDIYARAGEDLIRAGFTINFGPVLDVDDPNNPAIGRWARAFSSDPEVIATYGEAFVEGFSSVGVLCVAKHFPGHGHAVDDSHFGAANISDTWTKLELEPFVRLIKSPHAPPMIMTGHLRLDQIEPSHLPATVSKPIVTGLLRERLGYQGVIVTDDIDMDAVRHFMDRKDAVIQALAAGSDIVMIKNLFGYDPFLPQRAVRWIRQAIRDGRLSEDAIMASAERVQAMRRWSEAKTVAAQKSAK
- a CDS encoding HlyD family efflux transporter periplasmic adaptor subunit, with protein sequence MSEIANQSDEENVTKLPGNPKLDQGHTDRKAKRAPLFLGLFVAVAAVGGGYYAYDVLYASKHEITDNAYVGADIANITPLVAAQVREVKVSDTQHVTKGDVLVTLDDTDASLQLQQTDAAYQQALRGVRALQATDKTLLAQIEVSKANKLRAEAQFETAKATFDQAKIGLERRQTLAEGGSVSGDELTAAETAFKTAQANLDGVRASLDAAQAGLEAAQGAQQANAAMIEGVSAENNPQVLAAKAARDQAQVNLDRTVIRAPIDGVISRRQVQIGERVQPGMRLMVVVPLQEVYVDANFKEVQLAKVKPGQSVSLSSDLYGDEVTFNGTVEGFSGGTGAAFSAVPAQNATGNWIKVVQRLPVRIKLDPNELKDHPLEVGLSMTADIHVAE
- a CDS encoding ABC transporter permease; this translates as MSQTQNFEAIASGAKSEVASFNARKKGPAERFQHALHTTPALVPLIVLVASIVIFGLLLGSKFFSPFALTLILQQVQIVGIVAAAQSLVILTAGIDLSVGAIAVISSVIMGQFAFRYGLPTEISILCGLIFGTGIGAVNGWLVAVMKLPPFIVSLGMWQIVLAANFLYSANETIRSQEIAKDAPLLQFLGEKINIGGAIFTYGVIFMLLLVILLAYVLRHTAWGRHVYAVGDDPEAAELSGVNVRKTLISVYALCGLICGFAGWALIGRIGSVSPTSGQLLNIESITAVVIGGISLFGGRGSILGTFFGALIVGVFTLGLRLLGADAQWTFLLIGALIIAAVAVDQWIRKVAG